Part of the Prunus dulcis chromosome 8, ALMONDv2, whole genome shotgun sequence genome is shown below.
tattggttggtatttataggaaaaaaaaagtatggggatttggtgttaaaagtgaagagtattggttggtatatATAGACATTGGCGAACCCAGAATTTTTGTAGCAGAtgtgcaatattgactaagtatgaaaaataattttttagaataatcattttctcaagataatttttggcggcttttattccttacacatcaaataagaaaacttgattttatgaaattttaatatgaagtatatattgacttaatgagccatcatatTTAGcttaaatcgtattttgcactaaaatcgatttttcatattttgatttgatgggaatttgattttctagtatttttatttgaatttaaatagggggtacttccttatttacattgtaaacttaagtaaatggagtaatataaaaataaattaaagtaaaaggacaaagacatttacttaaatgttgaaaatggacataaggtatagagaaaaaaaaaaaatctgcctTGCCCTCGGGCAAGCACTCGGGCCAGTCTTgccctcgggccagcccagtcTGCTGGGTCCCACCATTTGCCCGGGCTAGATTTTGTTGCTGGAAACCATTTTTTTGCCCAAACTccccccagcccgagtccagccttagctgctggaaatgctcttaatcaACTCTATAAGTATGCTAGCAAGCCCACTTATGTAATCAAGTAAGAAAAGCTAAAAACTACAGCTGTCCAACTTTAGCCATCAGCCAACTCTAGTATTAAAGCCTTGTACCTTTCTTATTTacatcaagaaaataaaattacctTGTTACTCCTTCAAAAAGTTTTCTGTTctgaggcccaaaaaaatcACGAGAAGCCCAAAAACATTCATAGcccaatataacatataatgttGGTTATGCGTTAATTTAAACTGTATTTTAagaattaatttattaaataaattagaaatagTGTGCATGTCATGCCAAGCAaataatacatttttcatatgtgaaTCACCTACCAAGCTCAAATAAACATCACATGCGGCCTCGTATTTTTGACTTACTAACCAGTGCAGATCTTATGTGAAAGCAGTTGTTTATTTCGttagtttcattttcttttacagAAAACTTGCATTTGGGAAGGAAGATAGGTTTGAAGCCTTATTGGTATGTGTAGAAAGGTCAACAATAACATCACATGCGCCCTCATATATTTTACTTACTAACAAGTTGGCAAACTGCAAGCCATCTAGCCAAGTTGTATCATCACCCTTTTCATAGTCAttgtgttttctgtttttcactCCTTCCTCCAAACCCCATACAATCACCATTTGATTTGAACAAAAACACGCAGCATCAAGAAATCATCAAATAATGAGAAAAAATAACTTGCCTTGAAATCGGTTGAGCATACATAAGATATACACATGTAGCAAACTAGGTAGCTGCAGGTTCACTAGTAGCAAAGCTATAGCTAGCTAAGGCAAGATATTTCCACGTACCCTGTCTACAGGATACAAACGGGCCCTTAACATCAACTCATTAAtaggtaaaaaaaaactacagcTAGCTAAGGCAAGATAGACTTTTCAATCCGTACGAGTTCTTTGGCCACATCAATCATATATGGCCTTGCTTCACTTTCAGTCTGGACGCAAGACAGTGCAGGTGCTAGGAAATCCTGCAATTGTTCTACTGCTTGCTCATTTCCCCCTACCTCCTCTAAGATTTTAGGGTCCACAATTGTCTGAAGTTAAATATTGCCATCAGAAACATGAAATTTCGGATCTGCAGTGattgcttcaaattttcctGCCTGATTTGCATGCAGAGCTCTTCTTCGTGTCAAGAATACAAGTAAAAGCACaccaaagctataaacatCAGTTTTTTCCGTAATGTAACCAGTTGCCACGTAGGTAGGGTCAACGTAACCACTTGTCCCAATCAGAATATCTTCAACATGCAATTGCTTAGGGGGAATGGTTATGGAGAATAAATAGTTGGAGAGTTTGGGATCAAAGTCATCATTGTCAAAGAAAATGCAGCAGGGTGTTAGATTCCTATGAACGATGGGCCTCGGAAATGCGGTATGGAGGTATAAGTGCACTAGCAAGCTGCTTTGCAATACGCAGTCTAGTTTTCCATGGTAATAATAAGGGCATCTGCAGAGTAACAATGAACAGGATGAGATGTACCATCACAAGAAGCAATGAGATCCTCTAATAATTTGCTCGGATTCTTGTAATACAATGACTCAGTATCAGCATCTCTTCCCACCTTTCCCAAGCATGGCAACCTTAaagatataaatatatatacacacaataaattaatgaaatatatatcctttttttaatgtcCAAAAACGAAATTAAAATGATGAAATGGGAATAATCTCTCCTAATTAAAATCTGGTACTGGCAGAAAACGAATTAAACGAAAATAGTTAAGGAAATAAAATCTGGGAATCAGATTTAATGTTAAAGCGAGCTACAAATCATCCATGAAAGCAATAACTTACAATTGCCAGAGTTTTGATGGCTTTGTTTTGGCTTTAGTAAACAGTAATTGATCGATGTCTCTCCACGGAGTCCACCGTgtcaatttgattttcttctgcGGATGGATGGATAGATGGATATGGCTTTCATTTGAGAATGATTACAGTTTTGAAGTTATTGCTATACTGGGGCCTACCAAAGCAATTTACATGAAATTACAATTAGTCAAGAAGAACTTGCCTGGAAATTGCTAGAGCACAAATGAAAGCAGaacattacaaattttctttttggggggCACCAACTAACTCTTTCGGGAATTCCTCCAGCGGCTGAAATACCTACCCTACTTCCAAGTACTgcatgtttaattttaattccaTGTCAACATGGTTAGAAGAAGCAGGCTGGAAATTGGCTAAAATTATAGTGCTCTCTAACATTGTTAAATTTGAGAGAACTCTGTAACATGGTCATTTATTCTCTAGAAATTGGCTAAAATTACAGTGCCCAAATCCCTCATTAAAATTAACCTCCAGATGGTCAACAACACCTACATTGGCCAAAAGTAAGTGGTACATAAAACTTAATGTAGTCCTTATCCAAGAGATGAAGTATCACATGCTTTTTGAGAATCAGACCACAACATGAGAGTTGCCAGAAGAGCCACAGTTGCAGTTTCAACCCGTAATCGATGAGGGCCAAGACCAACAGAGATAGCACCAGCTTGCATCAGTTCATTAACCTCTTTCTCAGTGGAGTCTGAAACAAGAATACAGCAAAATAGATCCACAATCCTAATTAATAATCTAAAATATATTAGCATATATGATATAGTTATGAGCATATAAGAGGCATAGGATGAACATAATGAGAGATTGTGAATACTAACCACCAAACATACTGGAAACTCAGTACACACAAATAATTGTTGGTAGTTTAGTCCAACATAAACCTCAATAGAATTTGGGTAAACTTTTCTCATAGTTTGATTCAGACTCTTCTTCTTACcaattttgttaacaatttgcTGCACACCTTCTCATTGCCTGATATTCAATTGATGctaaaattcttattaattCTGGTTCGCCAATCAAGCCCCCAATTTGTTCCCAAAACCCTTCAGCTAGTCAAAATCTAATTGGCCTAATCAATTTTGCATCAATCTGTCACACTCAATCTTATCATTTGGGGATATCAACCTGTTCAGCCGATTTTCTGAGACAGTAGGAGACCGTTCTGTTAGCAGAGGAGTTAAACTACTAGCCCCCAGCTCCTAAgacaacaaatacaaaaacaataCAATTAGCAGCAATGGCAGTTAAGCATTATCCTTGTAAAGTCATCACAAAAACATGAATTATACTGTGCATTTCTCAACAAGCCAATCAGCTcgaccaccctttaaagtaccTAAACAGAGGCAACATGTTAATATGTGACAACAATATTCCCCTATGCCTTAACCACTCTTACAAAACATTCCCCCCGGAATTGGAAATCTCAAGAACTCACCAAAAGCTGCAAATACATGCCATTGTGTGCTCTGTGGAAGAACTAACTTTGGATCTTCCAATGCCACAACATCAAGTCCAGAACGGTCTACACCATGTATTAAACCTTGTATCAACCCTCCTTTCCCATTGAAAAGCTCTACCCTTGCATGCAATATGTggataattattaaaataaaaatacaaaagtgtAATGTAACGCAACAATCCCAATTTCCTAAACAAAATTGAACCTAATTCCAATTAGTCCAGATAGCGTGAAACATTTGAATAGTTCGTTTTACTGGTAGTattaaattcattttgaacTTGTCATGAAACTCAAACGGATCTAATCAAAGGGTGGTCCTTGCTTGCTGGTTGAAATCCACATAATTAAGTATTTATAATCAGATAATTTGATTACATAAGGATAATTGTTCTTCTAATACAGAGAGCTTAGCATCGACTCCTTTTAACAGGTGAAAGACTGAACTAAGGCAAGATAGACTTGTCAATTCGTACAAGTTCTTTGGCCACATCAATCATATCTGGCCTTGCTTCAGTTTTCTCTTGTATGCACAACAATGCCAGTGCTAGGAAATCCTGCAGTTGCTGTTGTGCTTGCTCATCTCCCCCGACTTCCTCAAGGATTTTAGGGTCCGCAATTGTCTCTATTTGAATCTGTCCATCAGAAAAATTAAGTTTTGGATCTCTAGTAAGGTATTCCCACGCATTTCCTGCATCATTCCAATATGCAGCTTGTCGTCGCATCAAGAATATAAGTAAAATCACACCAAAGCAATAAACATCAGTTTTTTCGGAAATTTGACAAGACTTTACGTAAGTAGGGTCCAGGTACCCCATTCTCCCTGTTGCGAAATCTTCTTGAACATACAATTGGTCAGGAGGAATGGTTAGGGACAATGAAAAGTCGAAGAGTTTGGGAACACAGTCATCGTCCAATAAAATGCAGTGGGATGTTATACGCCTATGAATGATGGGCCTTGGAAAGGCAGTATGTAGGTATGTGAGTGCACTAGCAAGCTGCTTTGCAATACGCAGTCTAGTTTTCCATGGTAATAATTCATTATCCGCTACTAAACTTCCATCAAAGTTGAGACCTCCTTTTCCTGCATTTTCAAACACCAAAGCTGGCATCTCGAACTCTAAGCAGCAGCCTAATAATTTCAATGAATTCTTATGGGTGCTCATCTGCATTGATATGATAATATCACGAATAGCCCTGTCAGTGTCGACCCAATCTCTGTACTTCTTAATGATAACTGTTCGGTCATCTAGAATACCCCTGTACAAGTCTGCGAAGGGTGATCTATCTATAATGCAACAAGGATAGTTGTTAGCAGCTCTGATGATCTCAGCAGCAGAGTAACAACGAATAGGATGAGATTTTCCATCACAAGAAGCAATTAGATCCTCTAGTAACATGCTTCCATTCTTCAAGAATgatctctttctttcctccTTTTCCTCCTTTCGCTTTACACGTGGAATGATTGAGAACCTGATATATATGTAGACACACGAAAATTTTGGGCTTTCGTCATATTCATGGATTACTTTGATTTACAACAGAATTTTGGGCTTCAGCCGCACGAAAATTTTGACTTACCAAAAAAAACCTTGAAGGAAAGGAAAGCTATATACTTTTTagacttgaaaaaaaaaaaaaaacttacaagGCTTTGGATGCCATTGTTTACACTTGAAATTTCTCTGTTTAGCACACAGGCCCCTTAGAACTGGACTCGGATTGCCCCAAAGTAAACAGTAATTTGTTGATATCTCCTTCCCTGTATGCTGCAGATTTCGTACTCAAGCATAAGTTTAGCTCGTGAGTTTCAGCTTCTCTGAGAATTCTGTAACAGTTTCCAAATCTATAAACATTTGTTTAATCAAATTGGGAAGATGCATGGCAGCTGCGCCCAACTGAAGGGTAGACCTGTTGACTTGACTTGACTCCACTTGATTCTTTTTAGATTTATAACGCGTTTGCTTGGAGATCATGGGACGAATCTATTCGGTGGAGTTGGAATTTCCAAGCTGTATCTCTAGAAACCACTCATTAATTATTCGTTTGTACTCCTAAAAAGTATATATCATCACCCTCTTCCTCGTCATCGTCTTTTCCGTGTTCCTTCCTCCCCAAACAATCATCTTTTgagttgaaagaaaaattgtaaTATCAAGAAAACCTCAAAAGGCCCATTATTAAGAGCACTTTCACCCGTGAATTCAGCCAGGCAAAAGACCGCCTAAGCTTCCAAAATTGGCTCCAATGGTCAATTCCTGTCCTGGCAACATATGAGGTTCACCAAGCCCAAGGAGGGTCCAAGGCAAAATCAGTCTAAGCTCCTGCTCATGAGAGATGACGTCAGCCAGACATCAgtgaatgatttttttttttgaaaaattaccaaaaaaattcattttgagaAAGAGTTTAGTTTTGAAGTTTATTGCTATGGTTAAGTCAACGATGCCATTGCCATCGAATGATCAATGTCCAGTGGGGCCGACAAAAGCAATTTACACCAAATTACTATTTTCCCTTTTCATTATCagacacaaagaaaaacacaattaCTCAATAACttacaaacaaagaaacaagaagaacTTGCCTTGAAATTGCTAGAGCACCAAAAATATGCACAACAGAGCCCCACACAACCAACAGCTTCGCTGAATAAACAGAGCAAAACGGGAAGGTGCATGGCAAATAAGTTGTCCCATGTCGACTTGACTTTGCATAGTTAATTAGTGAGAATTACTTGGAAATGATAGACTTCTCAATTCTCAGGAGTTCTTTCGCCACATCCATCATATCTGGCCTtacttcactttcttcttggGTGCATAATAATGCCAGTGCTAGGAAATCATGCAAATGCCGTCGTGCTTGCTCATCTCCCCCTACCTCCCCTAAGATTTTAGGGTCCGCAATTGTTTGAATCTGCCCAATATCCGAAGCTTTCACATATGCAATAATTGATTGGTATTCTCCTGCCTCATATGCATCCACAGCCTTTTGTCCCGTTAAAAATACAACAGCCTTTTGTCCCGTTAAAAATACAAGTAAATGCACACCAAAACTATAAACATCACTTTTTTCTGAAATGTAACCAGACTAAATGTAGGAAGGATCAAGGAAACCAAATGTCCCTTTCACCTCATCATTAGCATGTGATTTCATAGGAGGAATGGTTATGGAGAGTTCGAAGTTAGA
Proteins encoded:
- the LOC117638546 gene encoding uncharacterized protein LOC117638546, coding for MLSSLVELFNGKGGLIQGLIHGVDRSGLDVVALEDPKLVLPQSTQWHVFAAFGTLKGGRADWLVEKCTELGASSLTPLLTERSPTVSENRLNRLISPNDKIEYSTEKEVNELMQAGAISVGLGPHRLRVETATVALLATLMLWSDSQKACDTSSLG
- the LOC117637549 gene encoding non-functional pseudokinase ZED1-like — its product is MASKALFSIIPRVKRKEEKEERKRSFLKNGSMLLEDLIASCDGKSHPIRCYSAAEIIRAANNYPCCIIDRSPFADLYRGILDDRTVIIKKYRDWVDTDRAIRDIIISMQMSTHKNSLKLLGCCLEFEMPALVFENAGKGGLNFDGSLVADNELLPWKTRLRIAKQLASALTYLHTAFPRPIIHRRITSHCILLDDDCVPKLFDFSLSLTIPPDQLYVQEDFATGRMGYLDPTYVKSCQISEKTDVYCFGVILLIFLMRRQAAYWNDAGNAWEYLTRDPKLNFSDGQIQIETIADPKILEEVGGDEQAQQQLQDFLALALLCIQEKTEARPDMIDVAKELVRIDKSILP